TTTCGAGATAAAGAAGCGGAGGTTATCCTATGGATAAAATTGAAGTTGGTGAAGTTTTTACAATTAGTGACGAAACAGATGCAGATCAGGAAGTAGAAGTGCTCGGAAAGGTTACATTGGAAAATATAGACTATATAGCAGTAAGCTTTTTAGAAGATTTGCAAGAGGATAGTGAAGAAGACATTGATATATTCTTCCTCAAAATTGATACAGATAATGAATTATCAGCTATTGAAAGTGATGAAGAATTTGACAAAGTATCCGAGGCATTCGATCAGATTTTAGAAGAAGATTAATAAAGGAAGCGATAATCTCGTAAAAGAAGAGTTATCGCTTCTTTTCAATTTTTGAAGAATTTTATCCTACCCCCTTAAACATTCGTTTCAACGCTTATGATAAAAAACTCCCTTACATAATCACATTCATTTATAATATCAGTAACCCTAAACTGCTAAAAGATTTAAAATACGTTTTTATCCATTTAGAATTAAAAAAGCACAAATTTTAGTTTTGATTACAGTACAAAAATGATATAATTTTATCATTGCTATGTTTTATCAGGTTACAAATTAATAGCAATGGAAGGCGGATTGGAATGAAACTGACAAACGAGGAATTAAATATTTTATCAATACTTGATGAAAACCATAAAGTATCAACAGAATCCATTGCATTCCAACTTGGAATAAGTGAAGAAAAAGCACAAATGATTATAAAAAAACTTGAAGATGAAAACATTATTGTTAGTTACCCGACACTTATTGATTGGAATAAAATAGAGGGCAAGGAATCAATTGTAGCGATGATTGATGTTAAAGTAACACCCGAACGAAGCGTTGGATTTAATGAAGTAGCTGAACAGATTTACCGTTATCCGGAAGTTCAATCGCTTTATCTGATGTCCGGTACATATGATTTATCTGTAACTGTTGAAGGCAAAACGATGAATGAGATTGCAGCATTTGTATCCAATAAATTAGCTACAATTGAAAATGTTGTATCGACTACAAGCCACTTTATGCTCAAGAAATACAAGCATGATGGCGTGATAATTGAAGGAAATGATGACAAAGATCGGAGAATGGTGATTACCCCATGAGTATAGATTTTCAAAATTATTTATCTACTACCGCAAAAGGATTAGAACCATCTGGCATACGGAAATTCTTTGACTTAGCAGCAAGTATGGACGATGTTATTTCACTTGGTGTTGGCGAACCGGATTTTGTGACACCGTGGAATATTCGGGAAGCTGCAATAGAAGCATTAAAGGATGGACATACATCTTATACGGCAAATGCTGGATTACTTGAATTACGCGAACAAATATCTAATTATTTGAACAGAAGCTTTCACATTAATTATCAGCCAGAGAATCAAATCATCGTCACAGTTGGCGCCAGTCAATCCCTTGATCTAGCATTCCGGGCGATTTTGAATCCGGGAGATGAAGTGCTTATTATTGAACCTGCCTTCGTATCCTATACAGCACTTGTTACATTAGCTGGTGGTGTTCCCATTCGTATTGCAACATATGCGGAAAACGACTTTAAAGTAACTCCTGAGCAGCTCGAATCAGCTATAACAAATCGAACAAAGGCAATTCTATTATGCTCGCCAAGTAACCCAACAGGCTCCTGTCTTAACAAAGAAGAACTTTCCGAAATTGCTCAAGTTGTGAAAAAACACGACCTGCTTGTGGTTACAGATGAAATTTATGCTGAGTTATCTTATGATGAAGAGTTCACTAGCTTTGCTGCAATTCCTGGCATGTATGATCGTACCATTGTCGTTAATGGATTTTCGAAAGGTTTTGCAATGACTGGATGGCGTTTAGGCTTTCTAGCTGCGCCGCGGGAATTTATTCAAGTGATGGTGAAAATTTACCAATTCACGACGATGTGTGCACCAACGATGCTTCAGCTTGGGGCATTGGAGGCATTGCGCAACAGCACAGATCACGTTGAGAAAATGAGACAAAATTACTGGAGGAGAAGAAATTTCATGGTTCAATCGCTTCGTAAAATTGGGTTAGATTGTCATACACCAGGCGGAGCATTCTATGTTTTCCCATCCATCCAGAAGACAGGACTTACCTCTGAAGAATTTGCCGCTCTCCTTCTTCAAGAAGAAAAGGTTGCTGTTGTACCAGGTAATGCTTTCGGAGCATCTGGTGAAGGCTATATTCGCTGTTCCTATGCTGCATCCATTGAACAGCTCGAGATTGCAATGCAGCGAATTGGCAAATTTGTTCAATCATTAGAACTAAAAGAAGCAAATGTTTTAGAAAACGTAAGATGATCACAAAGCAATGTGTCTACTCATTTATCACAGTAGCACATTGCTTTGTTTTTCAATGTTGTACTTATTCTAAATTCAACCCCGCTATATTATGCCCTTGCTTTTCAACGTAACATATGGCAGCAGGCGATATTAAACGGACTGATCAACAAATTCTTCCATCGCATAAAGAAAAAGGCTCTAGAAATGAATTCGTGGAAAACGTTAACTCTGCACAAATAAAAAAGCGCCATGCAGATATCCGATTTCTGCAAAAGCGCTATATTCTAGTTCAATACTTTCTTCCGTTTATTCCGCTTCGATTCATCTATTGGCAATGTTCCAGTTTCCACCCCAAGCTCATCCAGCCATCTGCGATATGCGATCGTCAGCGCATCTGATTTAAGATGCATTTCCGCTTGTAAATCCAAAGGCAGAAGCTCTGGTTTTTGACTTTCAACAACATCTAAGTCTTGATAAAAAATTGTATCCTGGAATTCAATAAATGAATCATCTGGCTTATTAAGATCATAATTCCTCGTTAGCAGCATAAATACCTTTGTCTGTTCGCTGTCCTCTTGATTTACAGCAGCTAGTATCGTCAATGCTTCGTCTGAGCCTTCAGTTGTTTTTGTAAATCTTGCTATCGTTGGACTTAGAATTTCATAGACGTAATCTGCATAGCCGCCTTTAGAGCGTCCATCTGGATTCGGTTGATACACAGGTATTTTGCTCGTAATAAAACGATTATCGATAAAATCAACTTCATAATCTACAATTTCAGCATGATCTTCGTCCCCAAGCATTCCTTCGTGCACAAACATCAAGTGCGAAACATCCAAGAAATTTTCAATTATTCTTGGTGCATTTGCCTTTACATCATATGGTCCGCAAATCGCCGTACGATAACCTGCTTCATCATATTCTGGATAAGAAATCATCGATTCTGGTTCATCACCTAAATTGACCCAGATTAAACCAAATGCTTCCTGAGCGTGATAAACCGTTGCTCTAGCTTTCTTAGGGATAGGCCTTTCACATGGCAATGCTGGTATCTTCACACACTCACCGGTTTCATTGTACTCCCAAGCATGATAAGCGCAAACAAGGTTTCCATTCTTTACTTTTCCTAATGAAAGTGCTGCTCCACGGTGGATACATAAATCTTTAAATGCATGTACCCCTTTTTCATTCCGGAAAATTACTACCCGTTCACCTAAAACAAAAACTTGTTCAGGATCTTCCTTTAATGCACCCGCCTTATAAACCGGATGCCATTGATTCCATAATCTATCTTGTTGCATATCGATAAGCTCCCCTTTTATTCGTACACTTGACATTCGTCAACAAAATCATAAAAGTGCTGTTTGCCAGCCTAAATAAGAATGCCTTAGTTACACATATACAGATGGGAAAGTTTAAGTACTTTCATATCTGCCAAATAAATTGTTTCTCTTTTTTCAAAAGACTTTTAATCTAATTCACGTCTACTTCCGCTTGTAATCCAGTATCTTCTTTTTTCTCTGGAAGCACCAAATTAAGAATTAATGCAGCTACTGCTCCAATAGCAATTCCAGAGGAAACGAAATAAGTAATAATACTTGGAAGAGTATATAAAATATCTACTGGCATAAGCACCGCAAATAGTGCAAGCATGATTGGGATGCCGATTACAAGCATATTCCGTTCCGTAAACGGTGCTTGCTTGACGACTTTAAATCCATTCATCATAATGACAACACAAATAATAGCGAATACGCTGCTTATAACTACTGGCGGGATACTAGCAATTATGGTCATAAGTTTTGGCATCATCCCAAACATAAGCAGAAAAATGCCACCTGAGATTATTGGTTTGCGGCTCTTCACACCAGTGATAGCAATAATTCCTGCATTCGTGGAATAGCCTGTAACTGGTGTACCACCAAAGAAGGAACCAGCAAAACAGCCAAGCCCTTCACCAAAAGCTCCTCCGTTTAATCGTTTATGATCCAGCTTTTCTTCCGTAACATTACCTACAGTGAACCACGTTCCCGTTGTTTCTATCATGATAATAAAATAGATAGCAATCATAATTAAAACTGCATCCATTTCAAAGGTTGGTGTTCCTAATGCAAAAATACTGGGCATAGCAAACCAAGCAGCATCACGTACAGAAGAGAAGTCTACCATTCCAAAGAAAGATGCAGCAATTGTACCTGA
This region of Oceanobacillus sp. FSL K6-2867 genomic DNA includes:
- a CDS encoding aromatic ring-hydroxylating dioxygenase subunit alpha, with product MQQDRLWNQWHPVYKAGALKEDPEQVFVLGERVVIFRNEKGVHAFKDLCIHRGAALSLGKVKNGNLVCAYHAWEYNETGECVKIPALPCERPIPKKARATVYHAQEAFGLIWVNLGDEPESMISYPEYDEAGYRTAICGPYDVKANAPRIIENFLDVSHLMFVHEGMLGDEDHAEIVDYEVDFIDNRFITSKIPVYQPNPDGRSKGGYADYVYEILSPTIARFTKTTEGSDEALTILAAVNQEDSEQTKVFMLLTRNYDLNKPDDSFIEFQDTIFYQDLDVVESQKPELLPLDLQAEMHLKSDALTIAYRRWLDELGVETGTLPIDESKRNKRKKVLN
- a CDS encoding nucleobase:cation symporter-2 family protein, with the protein product MESAVRELEPKVAKNEQAGKKKDISVGKSIFVGLQHVLAMDLFIPPIILAGLLSFSVADSALLIQMTFIACGIATIIQAGFAMKLPVMQGPSFVPLSALAAIGTTSGIGAMIGSLIPGALLIALLGYPFKFFSRVVKRFIPPIVAGTVIVVVGFSLMPTAISSIYGAEGSFNTNILIAFITAAVLISSMYVGEKATTKWKHIKVASVILALGSGTIAASFFGMVDFSSVRDAAWFAMPSIFALGTPTFEMDAVLIMIAIYFIIMIETTGTWFTVGNVTEEKLDHKRLNGGAFGEGLGCFAGSFFGGTPVTGYSTNAGIIAITGVKSRKPIISGGIFLLMFGMMPKLMTIIASIPPVVISSVFAIICVVIMMNGFKVVKQAPFTERNMLVIGIPIMLALFAVLMPVDILYTLPSIITYFVSSGIAIGAVAALILNLVLPEKKEDTGLQAEVDVN
- a CDS encoding DUF1292 domain-containing protein, with translation MDKIEVGEVFTISDETDADQEVEVLGKVTLENIDYIAVSFLEDLQEDSEEDIDIFFLKIDTDNELSAIESDEEFDKVSEAFDQILEED
- a CDS encoding Lrp/AsnC family transcriptional regulator gives rise to the protein MKLTNEELNILSILDENHKVSTESIAFQLGISEEKAQMIIKKLEDENIIVSYPTLIDWNKIEGKESIVAMIDVKVTPERSVGFNEVAEQIYRYPEVQSLYLMSGTYDLSVTVEGKTMNEIAAFVSNKLATIENVVSTTSHFMLKKYKHDGVIIEGNDDKDRRMVITP
- a CDS encoding aminotransferase; this translates as MSIDFQNYLSTTAKGLEPSGIRKFFDLAASMDDVISLGVGEPDFVTPWNIREAAIEALKDGHTSYTANAGLLELREQISNYLNRSFHINYQPENQIIVTVGASQSLDLAFRAILNPGDEVLIIEPAFVSYTALVTLAGGVPIRIATYAENDFKVTPEQLESAITNRTKAILLCSPSNPTGSCLNKEELSEIAQVVKKHDLLVVTDEIYAELSYDEEFTSFAAIPGMYDRTIVVNGFSKGFAMTGWRLGFLAAPREFIQVMVKIYQFTTMCAPTMLQLGALEALRNSTDHVEKMRQNYWRRRNFMVQSLRKIGLDCHTPGGAFYVFPSIQKTGLTSEEFAALLLQEEKVAVVPGNAFGASGEGYIRCSYAASIEQLEIAMQRIGKFVQSLELKEANVLENVR